A window of Amycolatopsis australiensis contains these coding sequences:
- a CDS encoding YncE family protein, producing the protein MRTSPRTRSYLSRAAYLASAVALLAAGAAVPATGAPAALREVMFVGNNWDGTADVIESRGSFAHVARVNIIPDKDDRLREIYLNPVKLAFFLGIRNGPGEGHDQFVDDMYTTPDGSAVVASRPSFADVVSISLATGRINWRFPVSGFRADHMAVSPDGRRVAVSASTSNTVHVLDIDTGRQVGSFAAGDKPHENVFTDGGRYLWNMSIGEVNTDLDDPAWDFTKGDRHITIVDATTFRQVKVIDMRQRLDAFGRRDLSNAVRPVAFSPDESKLYFQVSFFNGFLEYDVAGDRITRLKELPKNPATSDDRKTFVNDSRHHGLSMNPAGTKLCVAGTMDDYATVVDRATLQEGTLVPAVKPYWATVSGDGSACIVSEAGADQVTAIDFATGRKLVSVPVGDHPQRVRLGHVPAGWTGPAT; encoded by the coding sequence GTGCGCACTTCCCCGAGAACCAGGTCGTACCTCTCGCGCGCCGCGTACCTGGCCTCCGCCGTCGCCCTGCTGGCGGCAGGCGCGGCGGTGCCGGCGACCGGCGCCCCCGCGGCCCTGCGGGAAGTGATGTTCGTCGGCAACAACTGGGACGGGACGGCCGACGTCATCGAATCCCGCGGCAGCTTCGCGCACGTCGCGCGCGTGAACATCATCCCCGACAAGGACGACCGGCTCCGCGAGATCTACCTGAACCCGGTCAAGCTGGCCTTCTTCCTCGGCATCCGCAACGGGCCCGGCGAGGGGCACGACCAGTTCGTCGACGACATGTACACGACACCGGACGGGTCCGCGGTGGTCGCGTCGCGGCCGAGCTTCGCCGACGTCGTGTCGATCAGCCTCGCCACCGGCCGGATCAACTGGCGCTTCCCGGTGTCGGGCTTCCGCGCCGACCACATGGCCGTGTCGCCGGACGGCCGCCGCGTCGCCGTGTCCGCCTCGACGTCCAACACCGTGCACGTGCTCGACATCGATACCGGCCGGCAGGTCGGCTCGTTCGCGGCCGGGGACAAGCCGCACGAGAACGTGTTCACCGACGGCGGCCGGTACCTGTGGAACATGTCGATCGGCGAGGTCAACACCGACCTCGACGACCCGGCGTGGGACTTCACCAAGGGGGACCGGCACATCACGATCGTCGACGCCACGACGTTCCGTCAGGTCAAGGTGATCGACATGCGCCAGCGGCTCGACGCGTTCGGGCGGCGGGACCTCTCGAACGCGGTGCGGCCGGTCGCCTTCAGCCCGGACGAGTCGAAGCTGTACTTCCAGGTGTCGTTCTTCAACGGGTTCCTGGAGTACGACGTGGCGGGCGACAGGATCACGCGGCTGAAGGAGCTCCCGAAGAACCCGGCCACGAGCGACGACCGCAAGACTTTCGTCAACGACTCCCGCCACCACGGCCTGTCGATGAACCCGGCGGGCACCAAGCTCTGCGTCGCCGGGACGATGGACGACTACGCCACGGTGGTCGACCGCGCGACCCTGCAGGAGGGCACGCTGGTGCCGGCGGTGAAGCCGTACTGGGCCACGGTGAGCGGCGACGGCAGCGCCTGCATCGTCTCGGAGGCGGGCGCGGACCAGGTCACCGCGATCGACTTCGCGACGGGCCGGAAGCTCGTCTCGGTGCCGGTGGGCGACCACCCGCAGCGGGTCCGCCTCGGGCACGTGCCGGCGGGCTGGACGGGCCCGGCCACCTGA
- a CDS encoding PucR family transcriptional regulator has translation MTPLLRRILDELAADDAVLDELVKVARSQSPEVARLPEAENRRHVQVLLSAALRATASPDGPAREDYTTAEALGADRAAQGVPLTDLLRGVQAGRTHAARVAVERARAAGVPDDVILETVLDADRYTGALEHHIVKGYHAAELQLSRTVRDARTQLLRTLLLAGDPPAPEELRQAGLRPGGRYHCVVSDVSDPAQARTLEQALLEFGGVYGLVEGRLTGLAARPPAGVTLTGDARLVVAPATALPALREVHGLCTAAARIAGPGCHDLTVLAGEIALTAQPLLGDLLTASLLPALDTANPFHRELAATALAYLDHGRRLRPTAEALHLHPNTVRYRLDRLAELTPLPLAENSDSRVLDTVRSWWALQHWLSRPVT, from the coding sequence GTGACGCCGCTGCTCCGGCGGATCCTCGACGAGCTGGCTGCCGACGATGCCGTGCTCGACGAGCTGGTCAAGGTGGCGCGCAGCCAGTCACCGGAGGTCGCCCGGCTGCCGGAGGCGGAGAACCGGCGGCACGTGCAGGTGCTGCTGTCCGCCGCGCTGCGGGCGACGGCGAGCCCCGACGGTCCCGCGCGGGAGGACTACACCACCGCCGAGGCGCTGGGCGCCGACCGCGCCGCGCAGGGTGTCCCGCTCACCGATCTGCTGCGCGGAGTCCAGGCGGGCCGCACGCACGCGGCGCGCGTCGCGGTCGAACGCGCGCGGGCCGCGGGAGTGCCCGACGACGTCATCCTGGAGACGGTCCTCGACGCCGACCGCTACACCGGCGCGCTGGAACACCACATCGTCAAGGGCTACCACGCGGCCGAGCTGCAGCTGTCGCGCACGGTGCGGGACGCGCGCACCCAACTGCTGCGCACCCTGCTGCTGGCCGGGGACCCGCCCGCACCCGAGGAGCTGCGGCAAGCGGGGTTGCGTCCCGGCGGCCGTTACCACTGCGTGGTGTCCGACGTCAGCGACCCGGCGCAGGCGCGCACGCTCGAGCAGGCACTGCTCGAGTTCGGCGGGGTGTACGGGCTGGTGGAAGGACGGCTCACCGGCTTGGCGGCCCGGCCGCCCGCCGGAGTGACGCTGACCGGCGACGCCCGGCTGGTGGTCGCGCCCGCGACGGCGTTGCCGGCGCTGCGCGAAGTGCACGGCCTCTGCACGGCGGCGGCGCGGATCGCCGGCCCCGGCTGCCACGACCTCACGGTGCTGGCGGGCGAAATCGCGTTGACGGCGCAGCCACTGCTGGGCGACCTGCTGACCGCGTCCCTGCTGCCCGCGCTCGACACGGCGAACCCGTTCCACCGCGAACTGGCGGCGACGGCACTGGCCTACCTCGACCACGGCCGCCGCCTGCGCCCCACGGCCGAAGCACTGCACCTGCACCCGAACACGGTCCGCTACCGGCTGGACCGGCTCGCCGAGCTGACCCCGCTGCCGCTGGCGGAAAACAGCGACAGCCGGGTCCTCGACACGGTCCGTTCCTGGTGGGCGCTGCAGCACTGGCTGAGCCGGCCGGTCACGTGA
- a CDS encoding epoxide hydrolase family protein, protein MTTEIRPFRIDIPQAELAGLRRRLTEARFADPVPGDEPDWSRGIPASAVRELAEYWRDGYDWRAQEAALNAFPQFTTVIDGQPIHFLHVRSPRADALPLLLLHGYPSTFAEFLDVLGPLTEPGPDAFHLVVPSLPGFGFSTPLSGPGWEPARTTDAFAELMTRLGYDRFAAQGGDIGSGVAGRLAAVYPDRVVGTHVNSDRGTIALAGEQLPLPDGLTAAEQSELDAAREAWRAGRGYLDLQSHKPETIAAALTDSPVGQLAWIAEKFRAWTNPAGGIERDRLLTTVSLYWFTRSGATAARFLYEAAHSGHGWLTPSEVPTGWAVFNASPLVRRIMDPAEKIAHWSEFAEGGHFAAMEVPELLVADIRAFFRGLRR, encoded by the coding sequence ATGACGACCGAAATCCGACCCTTCCGCATCGACATCCCGCAGGCGGAGCTGGCCGGCCTGCGGCGGCGCCTCACCGAGGCACGCTTCGCCGACCCCGTCCCCGGTGACGAACCGGACTGGTCCCGGGGCATCCCGGCAAGCGCCGTGCGCGAGCTGGCCGAGTACTGGCGGGACGGCTACGACTGGCGGGCGCAGGAGGCGGCGCTGAACGCGTTCCCGCAGTTCACGACCGTGATCGACGGCCAGCCGATCCACTTCCTGCACGTCCGCTCGCCGCGCGCCGACGCGTTGCCGCTGCTGCTCCTGCACGGCTATCCGAGCACGTTCGCCGAGTTCCTGGACGTGCTCGGCCCGCTGACCGAGCCGGGGCCGGACGCGTTCCACCTCGTCGTCCCGTCGTTGCCCGGGTTCGGGTTTTCGACGCCGCTGAGCGGCCCCGGCTGGGAGCCGGCCCGGACGACGGACGCGTTCGCCGAGCTGATGACCCGGCTCGGCTACGACCGCTTCGCCGCCCAGGGCGGCGACATCGGCTCCGGCGTGGCCGGCCGGCTGGCCGCGGTGTACCCGGACCGCGTGGTCGGCACGCACGTGAACAGCGACCGCGGCACGATCGCGCTGGCCGGTGAGCAGCTGCCGCTGCCGGACGGCCTCACGGCGGCCGAACAGTCCGAATTGGACGCCGCGCGCGAGGCGTGGCGGGCGGGGCGGGGTTACCTCGACCTCCAGTCGCACAAGCCGGAGACCATCGCGGCGGCGCTCACCGACTCGCCGGTCGGCCAGCTGGCGTGGATCGCCGAAAAGTTCCGCGCGTGGACGAATCCGGCCGGCGGCATCGAACGCGACCGGCTGCTGACGACGGTCAGCCTGTACTGGTTCACCCGCAGCGGCGCGACAGCGGCCCGGTTCCTCTACGAGGCGGCCCACTCCGGGCACGGCTGGCTGACGCCGTCGGAGGTGCCCACGGGCTGGGCGGTGTTCAACGCGTCGCCGCTCGTGCGCCGGATCATGGACCCGGCGGAGAAGATCGCGCACTGGTCGGAGTTCGCCGAGGGCGGCCACTTCGCGGCGATGGAGGTACCGGAGCTGCTGGTGGCCGACATCCGCGCGTTCTTCCGGGGCTTGCGCCGCTGA
- a CDS encoding helix-turn-helix transcriptional regulator, with amino-acid sequence MLPTSARLLRLLSLLETRRDWTGADLAGRLGVTTRTVRNDVGRLRKLGYPVEASPGVQGGYRLGAGAQLPPLLLDDDEAVAVAVGLRTATGVAGIGETSVRALAKLEQVLPSRLRHRVRALQAATVAVPGTGPAVDADVLTAIAAAIRAGERLRFGYTGHDGTASHRDVEPHRLVSCSRRWYLVAWDTARDGWRTFRADRMAPKVPNGPRFTPREPPEGDVAQFVQRSVGAATWRFHAKVRLHAPVGHVRARLPPAVEVTPDGPGRCVAEVGSDHAPMLALYLGLLEVDFEVLDAPDLAEALAAIGARFLRAATGRSSPAPR; translated from the coding sequence ATGTTGCCGACGTCCGCCCGCCTGCTGCGGCTGCTGTCCCTGCTCGAGACCCGCCGCGACTGGACCGGCGCCGACCTGGCCGGGCGCCTCGGCGTCACGACGCGGACCGTCCGCAACGACGTCGGCAGGCTGCGGAAGCTGGGCTACCCGGTCGAGGCCTCCCCCGGCGTCCAGGGCGGCTACCGGCTCGGCGCGGGCGCGCAGCTGCCGCCGCTGCTGCTCGACGACGACGAAGCGGTGGCCGTCGCGGTCGGGTTGCGGACCGCCACGGGCGTCGCCGGGATCGGCGAGACGTCGGTGCGCGCGCTCGCGAAGCTCGAGCAGGTGCTGCCGTCCCGGCTGCGGCACCGGGTGCGGGCACTGCAGGCCGCGACCGTCGCGGTGCCGGGCACCGGCCCGGCCGTCGACGCGGACGTCCTGACGGCGATCGCGGCGGCGATCCGGGCCGGCGAGCGGCTGCGCTTCGGCTACACCGGCCACGACGGCACGGCGAGCCACCGCGACGTCGAGCCCCACCGGCTGGTCAGCTGCAGCCGGCGCTGGTACCTCGTCGCCTGGGACACCGCACGGGACGGCTGGCGCACGTTCCGCGCCGACCGCATGGCGCCGAAAGTGCCGAACGGGCCGCGGTTCACCCCGCGCGAGCCGCCCGAGGGTGACGTCGCGCAGTTCGTCCAGCGCAGCGTGGGCGCGGCGACCTGGCGTTTCCACGCGAAAGTGCGCCTGCACGCTCCGGTGGGCCACGTCCGTGCCCGCCTGCCACCGGCGGTCGAGGTGACCCCCGACGGGCCGGGCCGCTGCGTCGCCGAGGTCGGCTCCGACCACGCGCCGATGCTCGCGCTCTACCTGGGCCTGCTCGAAGTGGACTTCGAGGTCCTCGACGCCCCGGACCTCGCCGAGGCACTGGCGGCGATCGGCGCGCGGTTCCTGCGCGCCGCTACCGGACGGAGTTCGCCAGCTCCTCGATGA
- a CDS encoding alpha/beta hydrolase, whose protein sequence is MVSVQAKLKIAMLRASGQKRFYDDASALHHRLPRHQKPSMGRPPRRIRRHCSVERHEVNGFPCFTFRPRGGASSDLHVLHLHGGGYVEQVEKHHWKYAADLVARLGCAVTLPVYPLVPHHDHTATIPMVQAAYDGIEAARVVVSGDSAGGALALAIAQNLRAAGRPQPERLVLYSPWLDVLLEDPVSELLDETDPMLGIAGLREAGRMYAEGTDPRDPLVSPIHADLSGLAPITLFIGTRDLLLPDCRRFRDRAREAGIEVDYREYPGMFHNWLMQSIPEGAEAMNHVERLLRRRPAEVGSASG, encoded by the coding sequence GTGGTCAGCGTGCAGGCGAAACTGAAGATCGCGATGCTGCGGGCGTCGGGCCAGAAACGGTTCTACGACGACGCTTCCGCACTGCACCACCGGCTGCCCCGGCACCAGAAGCCGTCGATGGGCCGGCCGCCGCGCCGGATCCGGCGGCACTGCTCGGTGGAACGGCACGAGGTGAACGGCTTCCCGTGCTTCACGTTCCGGCCGCGCGGTGGCGCATCGAGCGACCTGCACGTCCTGCACCTGCACGGCGGCGGGTACGTCGAGCAGGTCGAAAAGCACCACTGGAAGTACGCGGCGGACCTCGTCGCGCGGCTGGGCTGCGCGGTGACGCTGCCGGTGTACCCGCTGGTCCCCCACCACGACCACACGGCGACCATCCCGATGGTGCAGGCGGCCTACGACGGCATCGAGGCGGCACGCGTGGTGGTGAGCGGCGACTCCGCGGGCGGCGCGCTGGCGCTGGCGATCGCGCAGAACCTGCGGGCCGCCGGCCGGCCGCAGCCCGAACGGCTGGTCCTGTACTCGCCGTGGCTGGACGTGCTGCTCGAAGACCCGGTGTCGGAGCTGCTCGACGAGACCGACCCGATGCTCGGCATCGCCGGGCTGCGGGAGGCGGGCCGGATGTACGCCGAGGGCACGGACCCGCGCGACCCGCTGGTCAGCCCGATCCACGCCGACCTGAGCGGGCTGGCCCCGATCACGCTGTTCATCGGCACGCGCGACCTCCTGCTGCCGGACTGCCGCCGCTTCCGCGACCGCGCCCGGGAGGCGGGGATCGAGGTGGACTACCGCGAGTACCCCGGGATGTTCCACAACTGGCTGATGCAGTCGATCCCGGAGGGGGCCGAGGCGATGAACCACGTCGAGCGGCTGCTGCGCCGCCGCCCCGCGGAGGTCGGGTCCGCGTCCGGCTGA
- a CDS encoding amidohydrolase, with protein sequence MEWHEELHEQADECVGRLDDRLWAVATALHADPELSFAEHRAARRLTRELAADGFEVETGIAGLPTAFVAGTGTGRPCVALLLEYDALPGLGHACGHNLIAAAGLGAALAAKEVLGDSPGSLLAVGSPAEERGGGKVALAEAGVFDDVDAALMVHPGVHSWSWAPLTAQVEVKVTFHGRAAHPTGDPEAGVDALAALIQAFGAISVLRQRLPAGSHVQGIITHGGEATNIVPDRAEGRFGLRALTTGALDRLVEDVTTCAQGAALATGAKVDVERVGRGYAHFRDNPVLSERFAEHLAACGIHASPPAPGVFLGSSDIGDVSIRVPAIHPFVAITAEEYSDHTPEFAEAAASPRGRAAMLASAAALARTAIDLRTHPALVSRAWDCFRDLARNGR encoded by the coding sequence ATGGAGTGGCACGAGGAGCTGCACGAGCAGGCCGACGAGTGCGTCGGGCGCCTGGACGACCGGCTGTGGGCGGTCGCCACCGCCCTGCACGCCGATCCGGAACTGTCCTTTGCGGAACACCGGGCCGCGCGGCGGCTGACCCGCGAGCTGGCCGCGGACGGCTTCGAGGTCGAGACGGGGATCGCGGGGCTGCCCACCGCGTTCGTCGCCGGGACGGGTACCGGACGGCCCTGTGTCGCGCTGCTCCTCGAGTACGACGCCCTGCCGGGCCTGGGGCACGCGTGCGGGCACAACCTGATCGCCGCGGCCGGGCTCGGGGCCGCGCTGGCCGCCAAGGAGGTGCTCGGCGACAGCCCGGGATCGCTGCTGGCGGTGGGCAGCCCGGCGGAGGAGCGCGGCGGCGGCAAGGTGGCGCTGGCCGAGGCCGGCGTCTTCGACGACGTCGACGCGGCCCTGATGGTCCACCCGGGCGTGCATTCGTGGTCGTGGGCGCCACTGACCGCGCAGGTGGAGGTCAAGGTGACCTTCCACGGCCGCGCGGCCCACCCGACCGGCGACCCGGAGGCCGGCGTCGACGCGCTCGCCGCGCTGATCCAGGCGTTCGGCGCGATCTCCGTCCTGCGCCAGCGGCTGCCGGCGGGGTCCCACGTCCAGGGCATCATCACCCACGGCGGAGAGGCGACGAACATCGTCCCGGACCGCGCGGAAGGCCGCTTCGGGTTGCGCGCGCTGACGACCGGAGCGCTGGACCGCCTGGTGGAGGACGTGACGACGTGCGCGCAGGGCGCGGCACTGGCGACGGGGGCGAAGGTCGACGTCGAGCGCGTCGGGCGTGGGTACGCGCACTTCCGCGACAACCCGGTGCTGTCCGAGCGGTTCGCCGAGCACCTGGCGGCGTGCGGCATCCACGCGAGCCCGCCGGCGCCGGGGGTGTTCCTGGGCTCGTCGGACATCGGCGACGTGAGCATCCGGGTGCCGGCGATCCACCCGTTCGTGGCCATCACGGCGGAGGAGTACTCCGACCACACCCCGGAGTTCGCGGAGGCGGCGGCGAGCCCCCGAGGCCGCGCGGCAATGCTGGCCTCGGCGGCGGCACTGGCCCGCACCGCAATCGACCTGCGCACCCATCCGGCACTGGTCAGCCGGGCGTGGGACTGCTTCCGCGACCTGGCGCGGAACGGGCGCTGA